The Meles meles chromosome 15, mMelMel3.1 paternal haplotype, whole genome shotgun sequence genome contains the following window.
gaGGTTTGGTAGGGCATGCTAAGTAGGAGGTGAGTGTGGGGAGAGAGGTCTTGTTGTTTTAAATGGGGTGGTCAGGCAAGGGCTCACCGATAAGGTAACTTGGTGAAGAGATGTAAAAAGAGTTGGTCCCAGAcatctttaatatttccttttcacAAATCATTGGAAAAGCAGAAGTGGGAGAGCCCTGATCCagtgtttctgttatttttaccGCATATGTGAGATAATCTGACCTTTTATGCTTGGAGCATGGCACCTTCAACACAAGAATATGGTTTTTACACAGAAATAATACATGGTAAAAAGTTTTCCTTGGAATTGTATGCCTAGTGCACAGATCCACTCAAATATCACTCTTTGGTGGTCTGATTGAACTAACACAACCTTACATGTGGATGTTAGCTTTTTTCCCTATACATTCATGTGTTTGCTTTCTGAAGTTGACTTTGAGCTTACTGAAGGCAGGGTTGGGACAATGATTTATTCATCTTGCCAGCCTCAGGGCTTAGCCCAGTGCATGGTATTTGTCGGGTGCTCAGTGATTAccagttgaataaataaattttgaaagtgAAATAGACATTGACTCCAAACAGTTTTTGAGATTAATGCCCAGTGGCCACATTTACCTATTAAACTACCCGACACTGATAACTATGTTACATCATGATAACCTCTCTCTTCCCTAGGCCCTGTATAGAACTGTCGCAGGgactctgtaaaataaaatggtgGTGTTTCCAACAGCAATACTTCCAGTATGAGGAACTCTAAGAGGTTGTTTCTAATCCCCATTTTTCCCATGACAGTGCTGTAAAATGGGACCTCTGTCATACCCACATTTTTCTTCTACCTAGGTGACAGCTCATTTGGCTATGGCCTCTTTCTGACTAGATTAGGGGGCAAAATTATGACAGCTTTATGATATCCTTACTTGAGAGAGCAGcgaaaggagggaaaagaaagtaaaaactttatttacaatggAGTCCTGAGTCTAGGCCTTACTAATTGTGTGGGTTTGACCAGTTGCTGAATCTCTGCAAATCCCATGACCTCATCTGTATACTGGGAATAATAATTACTTTTGTTAGTTAGCATTGTTATGAACTATCATTGTGTTGGCCATAATGTTATTATTATGAAGGTCAAGTTGGATAATACATATAAAGCATTTGGTACGGCACCTGGTACAGAATGTGTGTTCAGTTGGTTTTTGTTAATACTTTCACTATTACTATTAGTGTTACTATTAGAGAAATCAGgcaaataggattttttaaattagttgttGAATGTCTATATGATCACTGCAGATGATATGTATCAATATATTTGCACTTTAAAATTTACCTCCTATATACTTGTAATAATATTAAGCTGAGTAACGTTTATAATATTCTTGAATGGCTCTCTTATCACTTAAGAACATGAAGAAAGTATAAGATACTGTATCCAGAAAATGTCTGGATCTGCAGAATGGAATGGTACCTCACAGAACATTCCAGTCATTCTGGGGCGCCCTCCGTGTGAAGGAACACTTCAGCAGGCATTTGAGCATCATGGTGGTTGACAGATTTTCTCACTAGGAGACTTTTCTTGTAGAAAGATACAGTCATGGAAGCCCTTATCTTTTTATGTGGGAAAGTAATGCCTTAATGAGGTCTGAACTCTAGTCTGATAACTTCCGTTtctcgtttcttttttttttttttttttcgtttctcGTTTCTTTAGAGTCTTGAAGTATGACTGAGAACAGACACCAGTAGTAGCACAAACATTACCAAGTCACGTGATTATGGAGATGGTCTATCTGATGCTGAAAATGTATCTAGTTTTTTGACAGCGGCTAAATAACCATGGGGTCAAGTGGACTTGGAAAAGCAGCGACCTTAGATGAACTGTTGAGAACTTGCATTGAGATGTTTGGTATGAGCCCTTTCTCCCTTTGATGTACCTTGATACTCTCACTTCTCCCTAATCCGATGCTGTGGAACAGAAGTCAGTCTCCATCTTTGGCACTTAAGTCCTTTTTGATTGACTTCAGTCTGTCTCCCCAGTAACTCTGCCATGTGCATTTCCTTCCCTTTAATGCCCACAGCTAATATGCCAGGCATCCTGTCCGCTTTAATGTTTCTGGAATGTTCCCTGCATCTTTCTACCTCTGTGCCTTCACTGAAATTCTGCTTCAGGGCTCATCTCAGAAGCCGGTCAGATGTTCATTATACCATTCCTAATCCTCACCGTGAGAAATGCTGATTGCTTCCTCCCACAGCTCTTTTTGACTTTCCCATGGTGCTTTGATCATTTCTCGGTCTTTCAACTCAGACAAGTAGCATAATCTGCTGTGTTCTACCTTTGCATGTATGTCTTATATCTCCTAGTAGGTTACAGACTTTATAGCTGTATGCTTTCTAATGTTGTTTACATATCCACCTCACCATTCTTTATTCTTTACACAAACAGAGTCACAAAGGGGTtggttttttaattgttttgatcATAACAAGAAGAGTTAGACCAGAGTAGGGtggccagataaaatacaggatggtcacttaaatttgaatttcagataaaatatatttttagggtaAGCATGTCCTAAGTAATGCATGGGACATACTTTTACTGAAGAATTATCTGTGGTTTACCTTAATTCAGATTAACTAAGTGTCTTGTACTTTAGTTTGCTGAATCTGGTAATCTAACACCAGAGGGAGGGTgaaacctccccacccccaccaatccACTTGACTTTCAAGGAAGTACcagtggaaggaggaggaaaacaaTAATTGGGTCTGGGAGAAATTTTTGACACTGATGTTTCTTCACTgttattagaaaaagagaagagtgcACTCTTGTCTCCTcacccctcattttattttattttttaacagatgaCAATGGAGAGCTGAATAATAGTTATTTGCCAAGAATCGTTCTACTGATGCACCGATGGTATTTATCTTCCACTGAATTGGCAGAAAAACTTctctgcatatatcttttcaactACTGTGTGATTTTTACAATCATAAATCAAGTTCTGTATTTAGATAGAATGTCTAACAAAAGCCGGTAAATTAAGATGAATAAATAGTCTTTAGTCCATGTTCCAGTTGTTTTGTGGATATATATAGATGTCTAGACAAGACGTCTGGATGATGGACCAAACAGTTGACTATCCATCTGGATGTTTTGGCTCTACTAAAAAATAATCACTAgatataaaatgaaacagaagctgTAGGCTGACTGTTTCTAACTTGACTTAAACATTTCTGCTGTTAGTACAATGAAAGAATAGTCAACACTGATTCCAGACCTAATTTATTCCTTTTGGGATGACAATATGATGGACGTAGAGGATATAGTTTAGACATATGGAAATGCCAGCCAAAATAATAGGATCTGGCTCAGGCACAAACAGTACCTGAATTTTCACATCTTCCCTTGCTTACAAGACACAAAGAACATTCTAGCAGTTTATTGGAACTTgttcgttgattttttttttaaagattttatttatttatttgacagacagagatcacaggtaggcagagaggcagccagagggagagaggaggggaagcaggctccctgctgagcagagagcccgatgcggggctcgatcccaggaccctggaatcatgacctgggccgaaggcagaggctttaacccactgagccacccaggtgcccttgtttgtTGATCTTAATTTCAGATTTCCTTCTGATATAACAgcaaaaaaaatgaggaaaaaaacccGTAGTTAGAGACTCCATTCTATGATAAGGGCTTTAATAGTCTACCACCTTTGAACATACAGCAGTCCTAAAAGGTGACTGAAAGCCAAATGACTCAAAATGACAAAACACTCTTAGATTTAAAAGGGGATTTTATTCTCAGAGACCTAATGTTGATTATGCAACCACTAATATTGGTTCCTACAGTCTcagcctttttcaagcccagggGACCTTGCAGATGACTGGGAAGCCTTATGGGGTAGGAGGAGCCTGAAAGGCAGAAGGTCTGATTATTAGGGCCATGTGGTCATCCATCTGCTCATTGCAAGCTTCCTTCGCTTCCAGTTCTCCCCTCCATCCTCCCAACAACCTCAGGGCAGGAAGGAATGTCTGAGAGGGTAAGGAGACATTCACTTTGAACAGAGGTCCCTGAAAATGAGCAAGATCCTAATCCCTAGGTCTCAATATTGAGGAGGAGTGTGTAAGTGACGATTATTCATTGCTGACATCGTCAGAGCCCATTTTCTCCCCATCTGAACACCCACATAACTGAGATGTCCCCACTATGGCCTTTGTATTAGGAATTCATCTAAATGGTGTGGGCAAAGGAAACAAGGTGCAGGGATGTTTTCTTTAACTAGTGCACGTATCGAGATGCCAGTGGAGAAACCTGTGATGAATTTCGGTTAAAGATCTGCTACTTCATGAGGTAAATATACATGTAACTGTCTTGTAGTGGATGGTTCTAGAATTGTTGACCATTTCTTTCCCCCCAGACAGTAGACCTAGTTTGGCAATAGAATTGACTCAGATTCCAACCCCTAACCCCCCTTTACTGATTTTGTTTAAATTGGCCTTCCTCTGTTCCTGGGAGTagaatttatctttcttttagaGATTAAGCAGTAGCACATGTGATTAGGGAATAAAACTAGCTCTTGGAAAgagtaaattcatttttattctattttcccaCCATATGTTTTCCCACCTAGTTGCCATGAGTTGGGAGAAGCGTCGATTTCAGCTGTGTCTCAGCATTTAGGTGCAAGTCCAGATGTTCAGGACTTAGGGTCAGAAAGAGAGGCTCAGAGTGGGAGTGGTAGGCTTGGGTCCTTAACTGAAGGAGGGAAGAGTGAGACTCTGTGTCATTGGTGGGGAATAGGAGATTGCTAATTGGGGTATGGTCCTGGGTTCATTGTTAAATGTAATCTGTAAAATGATACAACATTTTCCATAAAGATCTAGCTTGAAATCTTCTCTTCATCAAAACCATTTGATGCCTTTCAGGTACTGGATTCTCAAGTTTCCTGCAGAGTTTAACTTGGACCTTGGTTTGATCCGTATGACTGAAGAGTTTCGGGAAGTAGCTAGTCAACTAGGGTATGAAAAGCACATCAGCCTCATCGACATATCCAGCATGTAAGAGTGGCTCACGCTTCTTTCCAACATGATGAGCCCACTGTTGGGGGAGGGAGTAGTGATGGCCCCGCTGGTTAGCTCAGTTATTAGGAACTCAGTGCTAATGAGACTGACATTTTATATCTACTATTAACTTGGCACAGAGAAAACTATTTAATGACCCTAAGTATGGTTATCCATCTTGCAAAGATAAGCTCTTGTATCGTGGGCATTCATACTCTAGTCCAGAAGTCTAGAATACTTCTTCAAGAATCTTGATCCAGATGCATGATCCAGGAATCATCAGGGATGTTGTTAAAAATAGATTATTCAGGTTCATTCCTAATTAATCAGAATCTCTGGCAGTGAGGTCAGACCTCTGTCTTTATCACGAGCCTTTCAGATCATCCATATGTTGCTGAAGTGTGAGAACCAACTTCTAGTGGCTTTCATGTGCCTTAAATCACCATCCTATATATTGATAGTCTGACAAATTTATatacctaaccctaacctctccCCTGTGATCCCAACCTTACCAGTCATAAGAAAGAGCAAGTAAGAAACTCTTGATGGATCAGTGCAAACCCACCCTGTCTGGAAAAACAACTCAAAGTTTCTGTTCTATTGGCAATGGGTCAGTGGTTTTCTCTTCAAATATGAAGGACAGGGCGTGTGTTTCGCTCCTGGAAGCAGGCCAAGAGTTACAGAGTCAGTAGGTTAATAACTTCCATCGAATGAAATGGCCTTTCAGCACATTGACCAGACTCACTGTTTCTTTTATAGTCCTTCCTATGACTGGATGAGAAGAGTCACACAGAGGAAAAAAGTATCCAAGAAGGGAAAAGCCTGTCTGCTCTTTGACCATCTGGAGCCCATTGAATTGGCTGAGCACCTCACTTTTCTGGAGCATAAATCTTTTAGAAGGATCTCAGTAAGAAACTGACATTTATTCTTCCAAGGATAACAACCACCATGCCAACTTTCCCAAGAGCTGCGTTTTCATACTCTGAAGTATTGGCAGCCCCGTCATTGTGCTCCACTGGAAAAGTGCCCTGAATTCACAGGAACAATCCCTTTTAACCAAAGATAAATATTATCCTGTCTTTAGTTTATGGCTTAGGAGCTATATATCTGTCGCTATTTTCAATGTCTCCTTTCATAGGATTAAAGCACGATTTTTCTAAATACTCAGTGGAGATTTAACCATTCAAGGTTTATGGAGCTCCACTGACTTCTCCCAAGTGGACATGTTTTGCTAGGCCCTTCATTTGAGGGAAGAAATCTTTATTTAGGTTGGGATTTCTGTAAATGCCTAATTATGGGTGTAGGTTGAAAATAGGAGTTGTAGTCTTTGATGAGAATCTTCCATTAGGTTGTTTCTTTCCCAAGAACAGAGGTCCTGAATTAAGCCTTTCTTTCCTACTCTGTCTTGATAGTGTTCCTTCTCCGTCTTGATAGCATTCCTTCTCTACCTCCTATCTCGTCCTCCTGAGTATGGTCTCTTATCTCTTCCTAGCCACCTACTCTCTATCCACTTGTTATGATAATATTTCTGCAGTGGCTCATAATCAGCCATTGTCTCACCAAGCTCTGGGGCAGTCATTCTTCTTCCTACTTTTCCAAGATGCCAGGGagttaattacattatttttttttttttttaagattttatttatttatttgacagcgagaaagagatcacaagtaggcagagggagagagagagggaagcaggctccctgctgagcagagatcccgatatgggactcgatcccaggactctgagatcatgacccgagccgaaggcagcggcttaacccactgagccacccaggcgccccagttaatTACATTATTAGTTGCAAAGAAGAACATGAAGTTAGAAGTAAGGATTTCTGAAACACggattcttttcaataaataatctGACTTGGAGAGGACCTTCATGGGTCTCCACCAGCAGGCCACGAGAGGGAACCCGCTGCACTGTTTATATGACGGAAGGCTCATATGTATTTGATGACATCCATGATGACTTCCTGAAAAGGTGTCTGTTTTGCTAAGGAGCTCCCTAACTTCaactgctgtttttatttttttcttgaaaaaactTTACAGAATTattctgattttatatatatatatatatatatatatatatatatatatatatatatctcctttattttaaaatatttatttattatttatttatttatttatttgacagggggagagagagagagagacagtacgagagggaacacaagcagggggagtgggagagggagaagcaggcctcccactgagcagagagcccaatgcagggctcaatcccaggaccccgggatcatgtacggagccacataggcgcccccatttccttttctttagtgtATGCCATTGTATCTCAAACTTGCCTGACCACTGGAATCACCAGCAGTGACTGAAAAATGGAGATTCTTAGGTTCTTCCTCTGGAGATTGATCCTTTAGGTCTTGAGGGTTCCCAGAAACCAAGAAGTTATAACATAAATGCCCCAGGTGAATCTCACAATCCAGCAAATTGGGACTCACTGGAATGTGACTTGGAAtcttgtccctccccaccccacccctgacaGTGTGATTATAAGTATGTATCTGTGTATGGGGGAGTGAAACAGCAAAATAATATGTGAAGGGTACATGTATATTCAAATGTGTaagatgctattataaatgtgAAGTGAAAGAAATCATTCTGTTGTTATGAAACAATATCCCACATCTTCCATCCAACATTCTAACTTCTGATTTTGCAAAGGCTCCCTTTTAATTCAGAGTCTCTGAATCTTCCTTTACTAGTTCACTGATTACCAAAGCTATGTCATCCATGGCTGCCTGGAGAATAACCCAACCTTGGAGAGATCTATTGCTTTATTTAATGGGATCTCTAAGTGGGTCCAGTTGATGGTTCTTAGCAAACCAACCCCCCAGCAAAGGGCAGAAGTCATTACAAAGTTTATCAACGTTGCCAAGGTATGTATGTCTTGGAGTTAGatggtttggggttttggggtttttttttaggcttttatttattcatttgtcagagagaggttGGGGGGGAACACAAGAGgggggagctgcagacagagggagaaggaggctccctgctgagcaaggattccCCGTTcgggccaggaccctgggaacatgacctgagctgaaggcagacacttaaccaactgagccaccaaggtgtcccttgGACAGGGTTCTTACAGGAATGTTCGTTCACTCTAGAGAAAAGCTGTTGAAGAAATTTGGGGTTTACAATATAAAGGACAATTAAAGTATTCATAATACCTGGTGAACAACTCATCCCGCTATCATGCAAGAAGATTGCTTTTAATTGGCAATACTTAGAAGAACTTActataactatttttatttgtaaaatgattgGTATATTTTTCTGGTGGATTGCATTTGTACTTCATTTTAAACTGACGACATATTTCTTTGATCCTTGTTATTGAAATGGTGCATGCATTTGCCTATAATTCAGAAAGACCAGAATAACTGAAAAATTGTTCCAAAGtattgattttaacttttttttttttttaattgcagaagCTCCTCCAGCTCAAAAATTTTAACACTCTGATGGCGGTGGTGGGAGGCCTTAGTCACAGTTCCATATCACGTCTCAAGGAGACCCATTCTCATCTTTCTTCAGAAGTTACAAAGGTACAGTGGGTTAGCTCCTAATCTTAAGTAAAAAACTCATCTGTAAGTTGTTTAGGGCTAGGATGCTTCTAAGAAATGTCACTCAGAGGGGGAAGGTTTCTTCTTAGTTGATGACTGGTTACACATGGAGAATTAAATAGGAAGGGAGTAGCCACACTGCCTGGAAACACAGATTGGAAGTGGTGGCAAGTGTCCCACTAGGAAGGTCTTGAATACCATGAACATACTGTGGTTGTAAGGGCTAGTATGCATTTCATGCTTACTGTGTGACACGCACAGGGGATACAGGATGAATAAGACAAGTCATTCCTTCCCTCCTCAAATGAAGTCGTTGAACACCTGCTCTCTTCAAGGCCCTGTGTTCAGCACGGTGAAAGAGACAAAGGAAGGGGCAGGTGTACACCTTGTCCAGAAATCCCTCAGACTGATAGATGagtgttcaggaaaaaaatatatttttgaaaaaacacTGATCATTTCCCAAACTGAGCTTTTTCTGCCACATTGGTTTCCAGGCCACTATAATGATATTTTTCCTTATTGAGTGAAAAGGGACATTGCATCCTTATGAAAAGATTTCCTTGTAAGCGTGGAGTTTGCTCTATCAGTAAGGACACTTTTCAgttataagttttaaaaaaaatctggaaattgCTGGAGGAGTAAGGGAGTGGGTCAGCTCACATACCTGGAAGTCCAGAGGCAGGGCCAGATCCAAGCATGGTCTAATCAGAGCTCTTGGCTCTGTAGCTCTGTCTTCCTTGGAGGATCAGGTGTTTATTCGTTTCATTAGACTGCCTTCCTTCCTGATTAGACCATCTGCAGCAACAGGAAAATGAtgctctcttgttttttttttttaagattttttaatctatttgtcagggagagaaagagtgcacacaagctgggagagcaacaggcagagggagaaacaggctccccgctgagcaaggagcccaacgcggggctccatcccaagaccctgggatcatgacctgagctgaacgcagacgcttaactgactgagccacccaggtgttccataAATGATGCGCTCTTGTTCATGAAAGTTCTCTTCAGCCCTGCCGGGTGGAATGGAAGACCTTCTTTTTAGGCAGTTTGGCCCACCTCAAGTTCCATGCTCATCACTGGGCCAATCACAGTGGCTAGAGACATATAATGTACTGATTGGCTTAGGTCTGTGCTCCTGAACCAATCACAAGCCAAAGGGATAGAATTAGGATGATAACAAATCAGAACCCATCCTTGGACTTGGGAATGGAGACAGCTCCATCTGAGTCACATGGGCTGTTTGGAGAAAGTATAGCCCCATGGAAATTGAGGTCTATTACAAAGGTCTGGTTGCTGTTAGGCAACTAACAATAAACAGCAGGATATAAGCCAAGATACACAGCTGTCTGACCTAAAACACTCATTCAAAGCGTAAAGGGGCTCGTTATCTAAGTGTCTTAATGTCCTTTGTCTTTGTACTGAATTTCAAGTAAAGAGCAAAACACATTTTACATGTTGTGAAGAGTAAGAATTCAGGAGAGGCTCTTAGAGGCTTGGAACCATCAGTGTCTCTTCGAAaattatttgaattcttttttcttacagaaaagaaaactcgGGCCCCTCAAAATAAAGTtgcttgctcaaggtcacgcTTGTAGTTAGTATCAGAGTCCCAAACCCCTAGCTATCTCACAACTAAGTGTGGCTTTTCCTACCCCATCCTGTCCCAGATTAACCTTCAAGTAATACCATGAATGCAACTTTCTTAGAACAACTAGGACACACCAATATAGTACCTACTATATTTTAATAGGGTACATGGTTATATTTGTGGACTGTAAGATTTCCATAAACTGCAAACTACTTATAGCTATTTGATGTCATTTAACATCCTGACATCgccagcaggcaggcagagatgcagggagGTTTCTGCTCTGCAGCGGAATAGAACAGGCTGCCCCACTCCTAGCCAGGTCCAGTGcatttctctattttccttttcccAGGTTAATACTTCCCTGCATCAGTGTTGGTTTAATCGGTGCTTCTCTAAGTGGCCGAGGAATGTCCTAGCTGCACACAGCAGATGCACACGGGGGTGGGCGGACAGGAAAACTGAAACTTCTCCTTTTCCATCCGTTCCCAGAACTGGCACGAAATGACAGAGCTGGTCTCCTCCAACGGCAATTACTGCAGCTACCGCAGGGCCTTTGCAGACTGCGAGGGCTTCAAGATCCCCATCCTCGGCGTGCACTTGAAAGACTTGATAGCGGTCCATGTCATTTTCCCAGACTGGACGGAGGACAACAAAGTGAACATCGTAAAAATGCACCAACTCTCCGTGACCCTGAGTGAACTGGTGTCCCTGCAGAACGCCTCCCACCACTTAGAACCCAACATGGATCTGATCAACCTGCTCACGGTGAGTTCAAGGGACCGGGTTTGTGCTAAGGGCTCTTCTGTGCCTCCCTGCACAGGGTGTACAGGAACATCCGGGCCAGTCACTCACCAGGTTGCATGCTGGGCCAGTGGACGCAGAGAGATCTGCAAgagtaggggaggggaggggagcccagCCCCATAAGCAGCATGAATTGAGACTGCAGTCTTGGGACCAAGAAATTTCCCATTGGAGCCTAACCAGCACCCCTCCAGCTCCGCATCCAGACCTCCCGCTCTCAGCCCCTCCCGCTCTCAGCCACTCACTCTCCCTCATCACACCTGTCTCGTTCATCCCCTCCCTCTACATGGCTCATCTCATCTgcctccctttgcccccccccctcccGCACAACTGTAGCTAAAGTCTGGGATAATGTCAGGACCTCCTCCATCATCTCCCTGCCCCTACTGCCAACCTCACCAAAGCCACCTGGCATTGGAGACCCTTCCAGACTCATTGTCTATCTGGCCTGTTTTGCCATCACCTGATCCCACAACACGCTTGCCTTTGAGGAACCCTGGACTTTCCACTGTGAACTGTTGCCTTCTGCTTCCTGGCCTTTGCCCTTTCTTGGAAAATCCCTTCCCTACCCACCCCTGGGACTAGCTCAAATTCAAAAGCCTCTGTCTTTCTGgagcattttctcttcctctccagagCAGTAACCCATCGGTCACATGGGTAGCTCTTGCCCTTTATGCTTTCTTAACCATAGGAGGTATCACTCAGTAAtagatttcttttcctgtttaCCTGCCTGACACAGCCCATATCCCCAGCACCTCTCACAGTACCTGGCATATTTTGGCGCTCAACAGATGAACACCGTATCTGGGAATGAAGTGGGTCAGACAGAAGACATTCACCTAGTAATCATACTTTTTGTCCTCTGTGGTCCATACTTTTGTCCTCTGGGTCTCCAGGTCCTAGCGCTTTTAGAGAGAACAGGTGTAGAGAAGAGAGCCTTCCCCAACTGGTGGCTGCTTTGTCAGGGGGCAGAGGCATGACCACATTCTCTCACCCCCGTTTCACAAATGCAGAAGCAACTTCCCTGTTTGGGTTTATAACACTGAAGCCTCTGACCCATGGCTGCAACACCGAGTTGACTATTTTCCTGTAATGAccatggaaaatgaaaacaataacttTCTGAAGCTCTGAGAGCTGAAATCCCCTACTGCTATGTTGGAATAAGAGCGTTGGTTCCTAGACCTTTCACAGACTGTTCCTAGAGCACATAATTGTTTATCAAAGAACAGAACCCCTGAAATGCATGTCATAAAGCCAGCTGTACCTTAGTATAAAGCAGAAGTGGGCGACGCACAGAAACATGAATCTCTTGGGGCTGAGTTTGTAGGACAAACAGTAAACACTCAGATGTTCaccattggggaaaaaaaaaccctcacaataAACCAGGCACCTGCATTTAATAATCATTTGCCATGTAAATCTGTTTCCATGAATAAGTGACCAGAGTTGCAGCCCCAGTCGGATTGCAAACCCACAGACCCAGGTGATGTCTGCAGACCGGCCCAAGTTCCCCATGTCTGTGTCCAGGCGGCTCTGTGAGAGCATCAAAGAGCAGGCCCATGCTCCAGCATTTTCTCATCCACACAAGAGATAGTGatggaggggggcacctgggtggctcagtctgttaagtggctgccttcagctcaggttatcatcctggagtcctaggatcgaatcccacatcaggctccctgctcagcggggagcttgcttctccctctaaccctctcctccctcatgctctctctcacacaagcTCTCTCaagctaataaataaaatcttaaaaaaaaaaaaaagatagtgatgGAGGAGGGGAATACATTTTGGGTCATGAATGCAGCAAGCACCCTAATGACAGCTATTTAGGGAGGTATCAAAGGATTTTGAATGAAAA
Protein-coding sequences here:
- the RASGRP3 gene encoding ras guanyl-releasing protein 3 isoform X4, with the translated sequence MGSSGLGKAATLDELLRTCIEMFDDNGELNNSYLPRIVLLMHRWYLSSTELAEKLLCMYRDASGETCDEFRLKICYFMRYWILKFPAEFNLDLGLIRMTEEFREVASQLGYEKHISLIDISSIPSYDWMRRVTQRKKVSKKGKACLLFDHLEPIELAEHLTFLEHKSFRRISFTDYQSYVIHGCLENNPTLERSIALFNGISKWVQLMVLSKPTPQQRAEVITKFINVAKKLLQLKNFNTLMAVVGGLSHSSISRLKETHSHLSSEVTKNWHEMTELVSSNGNYCSYRRAFADCEGFKIPILGVHLKDLIAVHVIFPDWTEDNKVNIVKMHQLSVTLSELVSLQNASHHLEPNMDLINLLTPTSPTTPTKPVVPLEWASGVMPKPDPTVINKHIRKLVESVFRNYDHDHDGYISQEDFESIAANFPFLDSFCVLDKDQDGLISKDEMMAYFLRAKSQLHCKMGPGFVHNFQEMTYLKPTFCEHCAGFLWGIIKQGYKCKDCGANCHKQCKDLLVLACRRFTRVPSLGSSHGSLPGSPSLPPVQDEVFEFPGVAAGHRDLDSRAITLVTGSSRKISVRLQRATTSQATQTEPVWSEAGWGDSGSHTFPKMKSKFHDKAAKDKGFAKWENEKPRVQAGVDVVDRGTEFEPDQDEADAGETRQDGEDG